In a single window of the Nicotiana tomentosiformis chromosome 10, ASM39032v3, whole genome shotgun sequence genome:
- the LOC104091826 gene encoding probable protein phosphatase 2C 46, which yields MLSGLMNLLRACFQPRANRHVHTTGSDAGSGRQDGLLWYKDTGQHFNGDFSMAVVQANNLLEDQSQVESGCLGLHDSGPYGTFVGIYDGHGGPETSRFINDHLFQHLKRFTSEQQSMSVEVIRKAFQATEDGFLSVVTKQWPVKPQIAAVGSCCLVGVICSGTLYIANLGDSRAVLGRLVKATGEILSVQLSAEHNASIESVRQEMQSLHPDDSQIVVLKHNVWRVKGIIQISRSIGDVYLKKAEFNREPLYAKFRLREPIRRPILSADPAILVHPLQPQDQFIIFASDGLWEHLSNQEAVDIVQNHPRNGIAKRLVKTALQEAAKKREMRYSDLKKIDRGVRRHFHDDISVVVVFLDSDLVSRASNSAKAPNVSVKGGGITLPRNTLAPFTTPT from the exons ATGTTATCTGGGTTAATGAACTTGTTAAGGGCTTGTTTTCAGCCAAGGGCAAATCGACACGTTCATACAACTGGCTCAGATGCCGGCAGTGGACGTCAAGATGGGCTGCTATGGTATAAGGATACAGGGCAACATTTTAATGGAGACTTCTCTATGGCTGTAGTTCAAGCTAATAATCTATTGGAAGATCAGAGCCAAGTTGAATCCGGGTGCCTCGGCTTGCATGATTCTGGGCCGTATGGTACCTTTGTTGGAATTTACGATGGGCACGGTGGCCCTGAGACTTCAAGATTCATCAATGATCACCTCTTTCAGCATCTCAAGA GGTTTACATCTGAGCAGCAATCTATGTCTGTGGAGGTGATCCGGAAGGCATTTCAAGCAACGGAAGATGGTTTCCTCTCTGTTGTGACAAAGCAATGGCCTGTGAAACCACAGATTGCTGCTGTTGGATCTTGCTGCCTTGTTGGAGTTATCTGCAGCGGCACATTATATATTGCCAACCTTGGCGATTCTCGAGCAGTCTTGGGGAGACTTGTCAAGGCAACTGGAGAGATTCTTTCTGTTCAGCTGTCCGCAGAACACAATGCGAGTATTGAATCCGTAAGGCAGGAGATGCAGTCTTTGCATCCAGATGACTCACAAATTGTAGTTTTAAAGCACAACGTCTGGCGTGTGAAGGGCATTATACAG ATTTCAAGATCCATTGGTGATGTGTACTTAAAGAAAGCTGAATTCAACAGGGAACCTTTGTATGCTAAGTTTCGTCTCCGTGAACCGATTAGAAGGCCCATATTAAGCGCAGATCCTGCTATTTTGGTGCACCCTTTGCAGCCTCAAGATCAGTTTATTATATTTGCCTCGGATGGTCTCTGGGAACACCTAAGTAACCAAGAAGCTGTTGACATCGTACAGAATCACCCACGCAAT GGGATTGCTAAAAGGTTAGTGAAAACTGCATTGCAAGAAGCAGCAAAGAAAAGGGAGATGAGGTACTCAGACTTGAAGAAAATTGATCGTGGAGTCCGTCGACATTTTCATGATGACATTTCAGTTGTAGTTGTATTCCTTGACTCAGATCTCGTGAGCAGGGCTAGTAACTCCGCGAAGGCTCCTAACGTGTCAGTGAAAGGTGGCGGCATAACTCTGCCTCGAAACACACTCGCTCCTTTCACCACTCCAACTTAA